One Desulfomicrobium apsheronum genomic region harbors:
- a CDS encoding sigma-54-dependent transcriptional regulator, whose product MNAEKIVLVADADQARRQALIDLLAADDYVVPVASDGEEALLKLEGGQIDLVIAEEDIPGMTGRELLWECVRRWPGLPFIMLTGSGTVRGAVAAIKDGATDYLTRPVDGQELLRGIARILAASGGRTWASSGNLLTEELWGGKSPSMQRLCKLIERVAPTEATILLLGESGTGKEKIAGLLHRLSQRSRGPLVIVDCGSTPSTLLESELFGHAKGSFTNAYKDKKGLVAEAHGGTLFLDEIGNISSEMQLRLLRFLQERKIRRVGDLAETAVNCRVIAATNADLAELVRSGEFREDLYYRLKVITIQVPPLRERKADIPVLAERFLQLFAEDGPLSRLDAEVAEAILDYPWPGNVRELRNMLEAAVILSSDGLIRLEDMQFEDSFDDTPLPGNLLSLAGSEKQVVLNALERSSWVVKDAADLLGVSRRTMHYKIKKFQIDTAKRSA is encoded by the coding sequence GTGAATGCCGAAAAAATCGTTCTGGTCGCGGATGCCGATCAGGCCCGGCGGCAAGCCCTCATCGACCTGCTGGCAGCGGACGATTACGTTGTTCCGGTCGCGTCCGATGGCGAAGAGGCGCTGCTCAAGCTTGAGGGCGGGCAAATCGATCTGGTGATCGCCGAAGAGGACATTCCGGGTATGACCGGCAGAGAGCTCCTGTGGGAGTGCGTCCGGCGCTGGCCGGGCCTGCCGTTCATCATGCTGACCGGCAGTGGAACGGTGCGAGGCGCCGTCGCGGCCATCAAGGACGGGGCTACGGATTATCTGACAAGGCCCGTGGACGGGCAGGAACTGCTCCGGGGAATTGCCCGGATTTTGGCCGCAAGTGGAGGGCGCACCTGGGCGAGCAGTGGCAATCTGCTGACCGAGGAGCTTTGGGGCGGAAAAAGCCCTTCCATGCAACGCCTCTGCAAGTTGATCGAGCGGGTGGCCCCGACGGAGGCCACGATCCTGCTTCTGGGCGAGAGCGGCACGGGCAAGGAAAAGATCGCCGGGCTTCTGCATCGCCTGAGCCAGCGCTCGCGGGGTCCGCTCGTGATCGTCGATTGCGGTTCAACTCCCTCCACCCTGCTTGAGAGCGAGCTGTTCGGACATGCCAAGGGCTCGTTCACCAATGCCTACAAGGACAAGAAGGGGCTCGTGGCCGAGGCGCATGGCGGAACCCTGTTCCTTGACGAGATAGGCAACATCTCATCGGAAATGCAGCTTCGTCTTTTACGTTTCCTGCAGGAACGAAAAATCCGGCGGGTTGGCGATCTGGCCGAGACCGCCGTCAATTGCCGCGTCATCGCCGCGACCAACGCGGACCTGGCCGAGTTGGTGCGCAGCGGCGAATTTCGCGAGGACCTGTACTACCGGCTCAAGGTCATCACCATTCAGGTGCCCCCCCTGCGCGAGCGCAAGGCCGACATCCCCGTTCTGGCCGAACGTTTTCTCCAACTCTTCGCCGAGGACGGGCCTTTGTCCCGTCTTGACGCAGAAGTGGCCGAGGCCATTCTCGACTACCCCTGGCCCGGCAATGTGCGTGAGCTGCGCAACATGCTGGAAGCCGCGGTCATTTTGTCCTCTGACGGGCTTATCCGGCTGGAGGACATGCAGTTCGAGGACAGCTTCGATGACACGCCCCTGCCCGGCAATCTTCTTTCCCTGGCCGGAAGCGAGAAGCAGGTGGTTCTGAACGCCCTTGAGCGAAGCTCCTGGGTGGTCAAGGACGCCGCCGATCTGCTCGGGGTCAGCCGTCGGACCATGCACTACAAGATTAAAAAATTTCAGATTGATACGGCAAAACGTTCTGCCTGA
- a CDS encoding LEA type 2 family protein, with product MRFIILFLVISFFVAVSGCAHFGKKVEPPTVRLVNVVPASSTLFEQRVVLTLRIVNPNPFALSWTGIRVNARFNDMNLLPAVSSENGRVEALSEAVFKVEASASTLDLLRQIMTLQNGPGKLTYALDGVLYQGGLSSGGVPFLAEGALWDSGTEL from the coding sequence ATGAGATTTATAATTTTATTTCTTGTAATATCTTTTTTCGTCGCGGTTTCCGGATGTGCTCATTTTGGAAAAAAAGTGGAACCCCCGACGGTAAGACTGGTCAATGTGGTTCCGGCAAGCAGTACTCTCTTTGAACAAAGAGTGGTTTTAACTCTTCGTATAGTCAATCCCAATCCTTTTGCGTTGTCGTGGACCGGTATCAGGGTCAATGCCCGTTTCAACGACATGAATCTTCTGCCGGCCGTGTCTTCGGAAAACGGCCGCGTGGAGGCCTTGAGCGAGGCGGTGTTCAAGGTTGAGGCTTCCGCCTCGACGTTGGATTTGTTGCGTCAGATCATGACCCTGCAGAACGGTCCGGGAAAGCTGACCTACGCCCTGGACGGGGTTTTGTATCAGGGCGGGCTGAGTTCCGGAGGGGTCCCGTTTCTTGCGGAAGGGGCGCTCTGGGATTCTGGAACGGAACTCTAA
- the msrA gene encoding peptide-methionine (S)-S-oxide reductase MsrA, whose amino-acid sequence MAAQTKEAVFAGGCFWCLEGPFDALPGVLGTESGYTGGQLPNPTYEQVSSGTSGHIEAMRVKYDPELVDFGKLLDVFWRNIDPTDAGGQFCDRGPQYRSAVFFADEAEESIARASKAELEAARGFKIVTEILPRTEFYAAEEYHQDYYKKNPLRYHFYRQGCGRDQRLRQLWGAESKK is encoded by the coding sequence GTGGCTGCACAGACAAAAGAGGCCGTATTCGCGGGCGGATGTTTCTGGTGTCTTGAAGGACCCTTTGACGCTCTGCCCGGTGTCTTGGGAACAGAGTCGGGATACACGGGCGGACAGCTCCCGAATCCGACCTACGAACAGGTTTCGTCCGGAACCAGCGGGCACATTGAGGCCATGCGGGTGAAATATGATCCGGAGCTGGTCGATTTTGGGAAGCTTCTTGATGTTTTTTGGCGTAACATTGATCCAACCGATGCCGGAGGACAGTTCTGTGATCGCGGTCCGCAGTACAGGTCTGCCGTGTTTTTCGCGGACGAGGCCGAAGAATCCATCGCGCGGGCGTCGAAGGCCGAGCTTGAGGCGGCTCGGGGATTCAAAATCGTAACCGAGATTTTGCCTCGAACTGAATTTTATGCCGCCGAGGAATATCATCAGGATTACTACAAGAAAAATCCCCTGAGGTATCATTTCTATCGCCAAGGCTGTGGCCGCGATCAGCGCCTGCGGCAGCTCTGGGGAGCGGAATCCAAAAAGTAG
- a CDS encoding acetate--CoA ligase family protein, whose translation MEPIQLGFEQSRTLLDAYDIPVLGRMIRTLEQAVDAARELGFPVAMKTVSSQIIHKTDLGCVLLSLKDQTELEAGYARLMDNVRAAGVTEIDGILIQPMVRPGLEVLIGATQDVSFGPMTMIGSGGRFVELLGDVAPGIGILEEGEVMAMLDRTRAGRILDGFRGPALDKQAVIRLAVNVSRFMAEHPEIHELDLNPVIVYEEGFAIVDARLIAGEPVHYPRQTDVSPQKMSSLHTIFNPKSVVLYGASNTGTVGGIVLQNLRRLDRIYPINPRTASLHGMRCYPSLESLPEVPELAVFVINSETVVREFEKFCVAGGKGAIIISDGFAESGRRELEERLRNLSLEYGVSYIGPNCLGIIDNFSGVNTMFIPPHRTGVIREQGGIGIISQSGGIGMELMEMLEADRVGMGKWVSCGNSSSVGVAEILAHMGQDERIEVIAIYLEGLSEGLKLMEIGRQVAAQKPVVIIKGGSGGGKEATMSHTASLAGSHEAFRACCSQAGFYLIEDLTEDPKIMVNVLSILTTQPKARGKRTAVVSVGGGAAVLLADQITAEGLELARFTPQTRRRLQDLLRENIKASNPDDLEQMLVNVGNNPLDLLGNCDDRRLIRALEIIADDPDTDVIVAAIYLQVPYLSEYLAERLVEFRRSIDKPFIVSPRGLCTHVTRFRESLYAKRFHTYTVPMVKPLSIALDIWERYDRNFMSEAELRED comes from the coding sequence ATGGAACCGATACAGCTTGGATTTGAACAAAGCCGAACCCTACTGGATGCTTACGACATCCCCGTTCTGGGCCGCATGATCCGTACACTGGAACAGGCAGTGGACGCCGCCCGGGAACTCGGTTTCCCGGTGGCCATGAAAACGGTCTCTAGCCAGATCATCCACAAGACCGATCTGGGCTGCGTGCTCCTGAGCCTCAAGGATCAGACCGAGCTTGAAGCCGGATACGCCCGACTCATGGACAACGTCCGCGCCGCCGGAGTGACGGAAATCGACGGCATCCTGATCCAGCCCATGGTTAGGCCAGGTCTTGAGGTGCTCATCGGCGCCACCCAGGACGTCAGTTTCGGCCCCATGACCATGATCGGATCCGGCGGGCGTTTTGTCGAACTGCTGGGCGATGTGGCACCAGGCATCGGCATTCTGGAGGAAGGCGAGGTCATGGCCATGCTGGACAGGACCCGCGCCGGGCGCATTCTGGACGGCTTTCGCGGACCGGCCCTGGACAAACAGGCCGTCATCCGACTGGCCGTGAACGTGTCGCGATTCATGGCCGAACACCCCGAAATCCATGAGCTCGATCTGAATCCCGTCATCGTCTACGAAGAGGGCTTCGCCATTGTCGATGCCCGCCTCATTGCCGGCGAACCGGTCCATTACCCCCGTCAGACCGATGTCTCGCCGCAAAAAATGAGCAGCCTGCATACAATCTTCAATCCAAAGTCCGTGGTTTTGTACGGCGCCTCCAACACCGGCACGGTGGGCGGCATCGTACTCCAAAACCTGCGCCGCCTGGACCGCATCTATCCCATCAACCCGCGCACGGCCTCGCTGCATGGCATGCGTTGCTACCCAAGCCTTGAAAGCCTGCCCGAGGTGCCCGAGTTGGCGGTATTCGTCATCAACTCGGAAACGGTTGTCCGCGAATTCGAGAAATTCTGCGTGGCCGGAGGCAAAGGCGCCATCATCATCAGCGACGGCTTTGCCGAATCCGGACGGCGGGAGCTTGAAGAGAGGCTGCGCAACCTCAGCCTGGAGTACGGAGTCAGCTACATCGGCCCCAACTGTCTCGGGATCATCGACAATTTTTCGGGAGTGAACACCATGTTCATTCCTCCTCACCGCACGGGAGTCATCCGCGAACAGGGCGGAATCGGCATCATCTCCCAAAGCGGCGGCATCGGCATGGAGCTCATGGAGATGCTCGAAGCCGACCGGGTAGGCATGGGCAAATGGGTATCCTGCGGCAACTCCAGCAGCGTCGGCGTGGCGGAGATCCTGGCGCACATGGGACAGGACGAGCGCATCGAGGTCATCGCCATCTATCTGGAAGGGCTGTCCGAGGGGCTCAAGCTCATGGAAATCGGACGGCAGGTGGCAGCCCAAAAGCCCGTGGTCATCATCAAGGGCGGCTCGGGTGGCGGCAAGGAAGCGACCATGTCCCACACCGCATCGCTGGCGGGCAGTCACGAAGCCTTTCGGGCCTGTTGTTCCCAGGCCGGATTCTACCTCATCGAGGATCTGACCGAAGATCCGAAGATCATGGTCAACGTGCTTTCCATCCTGACCACGCAGCCCAAGGCAAGGGGCAAGCGCACGGCGGTGGTCAGTGTCGGCGGCGGCGCGGCGGTGTTGCTGGCCGATCAGATCACGGCCGAAGGCCTGGAGTTGGCCCGGTTCACCCCGCAAACCAGAAGACGCCTGCAGGACCTGCTGCGCGAAAACATCAAGGCCTCGAACCCCGATGACCTGGAGCAGATGCTTGTCAACGTCGGCAACAATCCGCTTGATCTTCTGGGCAACTGCGATGACCGCAGGCTCATCCGTGCGCTGGAGATCATCGCCGATGACCCGGACACCGACGTCATCGTGGCCGCCATCTACCTGCAGGTGCCCTACCTTTCCGAATATCTGGCCGAACGGCTGGTCGAATTCAGGCGCTCCATCGACAAACCCTTCATCGTTTCCCCACGCGGGCTGTGCACCCATGTGACCAGGTTCCGCGAATCCCTCTACGCCAAACGCTTCCACACCTACACCGTGCCGATGGTCAAACCGCTCAGCATCGCGCTGGACATCTGGGAGCGCTACGACCGCAATTTTATGAGCGAAGCCGAACTCCGGGAAGATTGA